The following are encoded together in the Bacteroidales bacterium MB20-C3-3 genome:
- the hpt gene encoding hypoxanthine phosphoribosyltransferase, with the protein MERIDLHDKSFRIFIPHDKIQKSIEELAVKLNNDFKGVHKPLFLSVLNGSFMFTSDLLKNLNFQCELSFIKVSSYSGTESTGELKQIIGLGTEVKGRTVVLVEDIVDTGATIVELHKMLTDAGADRVIVCTLLLKPDAYKRDIPIEYVAMEIPNDFIVGYGLDYDELGRQYKDIYVLDTPSNQ; encoded by the coding sequence ATGGAACGCATAGACCTACACGACAAGTCTTTCCGTATTTTTATCCCTCACGATAAGATTCAAAAGAGCATTGAGGAGCTTGCGGTTAAATTGAACAACGATTTCAAAGGTGTTCATAAACCTCTGTTCCTATCCGTACTGAACGGCTCCTTTATGTTTACTTCTGACTTGCTTAAAAATCTTAATTTTCAATGCGAGCTTTCGTTTATAAAGGTCTCTTCATACTCAGGAACAGAGTCAACCGGTGAGTTGAAACAGATAATAGGACTCGGCACAGAGGTAAAGGGTCGTACTGTTGTCCTTGTTGAAGATATAGTAGACACCGGGGCAACAATTGTGGAACTTCATAAAATGCTTACAGATGCAGGAGCAGACAGAGTTATTGTATGCACTCTTCTTCTTAAACCAGATGCATACAAAAGAGATATTCCAATAGAGTATGTTGCGATGGAGATTCCCAACGACTTTATTGTAGGATATGGACTTGATTACGATGAACTTGGAAGACAGTACAAGGACATTTATGTATTGGATACACCTTCAAATCAGTAA
- a CDS encoding adenylate kinase, with protein sequence MKYFLIFGPPGAGKGTQSTLIAKRYNFRHISTGELLRNEIAKKSEIGKIAAELIEKGEFVPDQLVIGIVREEICNPETQAKGYILDGFPRNTVQAIALDTMLEEFGYKVDAVLSLETTDSVNIKRIQHRANIEGRKDDADFETIRTRIKTYHKVTEPLISYYKNQSKYMPVNGDQSVEENFVDICKIIDKTLDE encoded by the coding sequence ATGAAATACTTTTTAATATTCGGCCCTCCGGGCGCAGGAAAGGGTACCCAATCTACCCTGATAGCCAAAAGATATAATTTTAGGCACATCTCAACCGGTGAGCTTCTCAGAAACGAAATTGCCAAAAAGAGCGAAATTGGTAAAATTGCAGCAGAGCTAATTGAAAAAGGAGAATTTGTTCCTGACCAATTAGTAATTGGTATTGTCCGAGAGGAGATTTGCAATCCGGAAACCCAAGCTAAGGGATATATCCTGGATGGATTTCCAAGAAATACTGTTCAGGCAATTGCTTTAGACACAATGCTGGAGGAGTTTGGATACAAAGTAGACGCTGTTTTATCACTTGAGACAACAGATAGCGTTAACATCAAAAGGATTCAACACAGAGCTAACATTGAGGGCAGAAAGGATGATGCTGATTTTGAGACAATCCGCACAAGAATAAAGACATACCATAAGGTCACCGAACCTCTTATAAGTTATTATAAAAACCAAAGCAAATATATGCCTGTAAATGGCGATCAGTCTGTTGAGGAGAACTTTGTGGATATTTGCAAAATCATAGATAAAACATTAGATGAGTAA
- the obgE gene encoding GTPase ObgE: protein MSNSNFVDYVRLFCASGNGGKGSMHLHREKFVAKGGPDGGNGGRGGHIILRGNSQYWTLIHLKYRKHIKADHGGAGSGALCTGADGEDIILDVPLGTVAKVADTQEVLFEITEEGEEKIIVKGGRGGMGNAFFKTSTNQTPRYAQPGEPGEENWFVLELKILADVGLVGFPNAGKSTLLSVVSAARPKIADYAFTTLEPNLGIVECRDHKSFVMADIPGIIEGAHEGRGLGLRFLRHIERNSMLLFMIPADSNDIKQEYKILLNELKQYNPELLDKERVLAISKSDMLDDELIKEIKRTLPRKIPHIFISSVTGKGIVQLKDMLWEMLNREL from the coding sequence ATGAGTAATTCAAACTTCGTAGATTATGTAAGGCTTTTTTGCGCCTCCGGAAACGGTGGAAAGGGCTCTATGCATCTCCACAGAGAGAAATTTGTGGCTAAAGGCGGACCCGACGGAGGCAATGGAGGCAGAGGCGGCCACATAATTTTACGGGGCAACTCTCAGTACTGGACACTGATCCATTTGAAATACAGAAAACATATCAAGGCAGACCACGGCGGAGCCGGAAGCGGCGCCCTTTGTACAGGAGCAGATGGAGAAGATATAATCCTGGATGTACCGCTGGGGACAGTTGCTAAAGTAGCAGATACCCAGGAGGTGCTTTTTGAGATAACAGAAGAGGGAGAGGAGAAGATAATTGTGAAGGGTGGCAGAGGAGGAATGGGTAACGCCTTTTTTAAAACCTCAACCAACCAGACACCAAGATATGCACAACCGGGAGAGCCCGGAGAGGAGAACTGGTTTGTACTTGAACTTAAGATTCTTGCAGATGTAGGTCTCGTAGGATTTCCAAATGCCGGGAAGTCAACACTTCTCTCTGTTGTATCTGCAGCCAGACCTAAGATTGCAGACTATGCATTTACAACCCTGGAGCCAAATTTAGGAATCGTTGAGTGCCGTGACCATAAATCTTTTGTGATGGCTGACATTCCGGGTATTATTGAAGGGGCTCACGAGGGTAGAGGTTTGGGATTGCGATTTTTACGGCACATTGAAAGAAATTCAATGCTTCTGTTTATGATTCCAGCAGACAGCAATGATATCAAACAAGAGTACAAAATTCTCCTTAACGAACTTAAGCAGTACAACCCGGAGCTTCTTGATAAAGAGCGTGTTCTGGCAATATCAAAATCTGATATGCTGGATGATGAACTCATTAAAGAGATAAAAAGAACTCTTCCCAGAAAAATTCCACATATTTTTATATCTTCGGTGACCGGAAAGGGCATAGTTCAATTA